A single genomic interval of Chlamydiales bacterium STE3 harbors:
- a CDS encoding Uncharacterized protein (Product derived from UniProtKB/Trembl:D1R7E9), translating to MRTLFQDSKWSLPILILLVLAPIMSLLDMTITRFFYTIGNDPVEHFVSHPFFDFLFARGPLPAQITVAIAVVVLPLSYIFKSLRRWRETAITLILTLAIGAGLVTHLALKDHWGRPRPKQVKEFGGSQEFRPFYQPNFLHQPTPSRSFPCGHCTMGFFFFAVAIAGKRMQNKKMVFFGFALAWTLGILLSVARIAQGGHFLSDTLFSAAIMWYAALIMDWLVYADENAYSLAKARV from the coding sequence CTATTATGTCTCTTCTCGATATGACAATTACTCGCTTTTTTTATACAATTGGTAACGACCCCGTCGAACATTTCGTCTCACATCCTTTTTTCGACTTTTTATTTGCCAGAGGGCCTTTGCCAGCACAAATCACAGTAGCGATAGCTGTTGTTGTTCTGCCCCTTTCATATATCTTCAAGTCGTTAAGAAGATGGAGGGAGACGGCCATCACCCTTATTTTAACGCTGGCAATTGGAGCTGGACTAGTGACCCACCTAGCTTTAAAAGATCATTGGGGGAGGCCAAGACCCAAGCAAGTGAAGGAATTTGGCGGCTCTCAGGAATTTCGCCCTTTTTATCAGCCTAATTTTCTGCATCAACCCACCCCTTCTCGTTCATTTCCCTGTGGACACTGTACGATGGGTTTTTTCTTTTTCGCTGTTGCCATTGCAGGGAAAAGAATGCAAAATAAAAAAATGGTTTTTTTCGGTTTTGCGCTAGCATGGACATTAGGTATCCTCCTTAGTGTTGCTCGCATAGCTCAAGGAGGGCATTTCCTTAGTGATACTCTATTTTCCGCAGCGATCATGTGGTACGCTGCTTTAATTATGGACTGGTTAGTTTACGCAGATGAAAACGCTTACTCGCTCGCAAAAGCTCGTGTATGA
- a CDS encoding LexA repressor (Product derived from UniProtKB/Swiss-Prot:Q1IU64;Gene name derived from UniProtKB/Swiss-Prot:Q1IU64;EC number derived from UniProtKB/Swiss-Prot:Q1IU64) produces MKTLTRSQKLVYDYVCETLKQTGIAPTFREIQNYFSFSSLGTVYNFVKILKRKGFFVDDKHASIALAKPQDILKTEQECQIPFIGLVAQGFPIETFPRTKNIKVPSSLVPAPDNTYVLKAKGETLSEERIADGDLLVVEARQEAQYGEIVLATINNYDTIVKRYYPEGSYVRLEGSHDQHQPIILEKDEVVIQGILIGLIRIY; encoded by the coding sequence ATGAAAACGCTTACTCGCTCGCAAAAGCTCGTGTATGATTATGTTTGTGAAACCTTAAAGCAAACAGGAATCGCGCCCACATTTCGTGAAATCCAAAACTACTTTAGCTTTTCTTCTCTTGGAACAGTATATAATTTTGTTAAAATCTTGAAGAGAAAGGGTTTTTTTGTCGATGATAAGCATGCCTCCATTGCTCTTGCAAAACCACAAGATATCCTAAAAACTGAGCAAGAGTGCCAAATTCCTTTTATCGGCTTAGTAGCACAAGGTTTTCCCATTGAAACTTTTCCCAGAACCAAAAACATCAAAGTTCCCTCTTCCTTAGTTCCAGCACCAGACAACACCTATGTTTTAAAAGCTAAGGGGGAAACGTTAAGTGAAGAGCGAATTGCCGATGGAGATTTATTAGTCGTAGAGGCAAGGCAAGAAGCTCAGTATGGGGAAATCGTTCTAGCTACCATCAATAATTATGACACAATCGTAAAACGCTACTACCCTGAAGGCTCCTATGTTCGCTTAGAAGGAAGCCATGATCAGCACCAACCGATTATCCTGGAAAAAGATGAAGTGGTCATCCAAGGAATCCTTATCGGCCTTATACGTATCTATTAA
- a CDS encoding CDP-diacylglycerol--serine O-phosphatidyltransferase (Product derived from UniProtKB/Swiss-Prot:P39823;Gene name derived from UniProtKB/Swiss-Prot:P39823;EC number derived from UniProtKB/Swiss-Prot:P39823), whose product MHKTRKVPVLPNIITAFALTCGLFVIFKINMTPVGEADMQVLTATAGILLLSAFADLFDGAIARALKAESSFGGFFDSLADAITFGAGPPLIVLKSLSITPGTDFSFFLTAAAMVYTVCGVLRLVRFNVVSLLEKENPDLMLAGKKNFTGLPIPAAAAAVVSANLLLVSEEFRSFLPISEDTRAWILFAILIIIGYFMVSRWKFPSLKTLHIRVASFQVVLMTVLGAVIIFYGILNHFPLVFAAVTWGYVVVAWSLSITRMITGRNSTTLEDFEPEPDEFDEE is encoded by the coding sequence ATGCATAAAACACGTAAAGTTCCTGTTCTTCCAAATATTATCACCGCGTTTGCCTTAACCTGTGGTCTTTTTGTGATATTTAAGATCAATATGACTCCGGTCGGTGAAGCAGATATGCAGGTGTTAACCGCAACAGCAGGAATACTCCTTCTATCTGCTTTTGCAGATTTGTTTGATGGAGCGATCGCCCGTGCTTTGAAAGCAGAAAGTAGCTTTGGGGGTTTTTTTGATTCACTAGCTGACGCAATTACATTTGGAGCTGGTCCCCCTTTAATTGTTCTGAAAAGTTTATCGATCACACCTGGCACAGATTTTTCATTTTTTCTTACTGCTGCTGCGATGGTTTATACTGTGTGTGGCGTACTTAGACTGGTACGCTTTAACGTCGTGAGCTTATTAGAAAAAGAAAATCCTGATTTGATGCTTGCCGGCAAAAAAAACTTTACTGGATTACCGATCCCAGCAGCAGCTGCTGCAGTTGTGTCGGCTAACTTGCTTCTTGTTTCAGAGGAATTTCGCTCTTTTTTGCCCATTTCTGAGGACACACGGGCTTGGATCCTCTTTGCCATATTGATTATCATTGGTTATTTTATGGTGAGCCGTTGGAAATTTCCGAGCTTAAAAACGTTGCATATTAGAGTTGCATCATTTCAAGTCGTTTTAATGACGGTTCTTGGCGCTGTAATTATTTTTTATGGAATTTTAAACCATTTTCCTTTGGTTTTTGCAGCTGTTACATGGGGATATGTTGTGGTGGCTTGGAGTCTATCTATTACAAGAATGATCACTGGGAGAAATTCTACGACGTTGGAGGATTTTGAACCAGAACCGGATGAGTTTGACGAAGAGTAA
- a CDS encoding Presequence protease 1, chloroplastic/mitochondrial (Product derived from UniProtKB/Swiss-Prot:Q9LJL3;Gene name derived from UniProtKB/Swiss-Prot:Q9LJL3;EC number derived from UniProtKB/Swiss-Prot:Q9LJL3): MNPSPFNQIGYDYQGFKIVKVLPIPELQCVLREIIHEKSGASVMHIETDDTENLFCLSFQTLPDSSNGVAHILEHTVLCGSQKFPVKDPFFAMSRRSLNTFMNALTGSDFTCYPAASQIEKDFYNLLDVYLDAVFHPKLHELSFRQEGHRLEFEVFDDPTTPLVHRGIVFNEMKGVMNSATSRLQELLSEKLFPHLTYGCNSGGDPKIIPYLSYEELIAFHKKFYNPSRCLFFFYGNLPTQKHLDFILEKALKAVEKAPPLPILPLQPRYKEPVKITSSYPLAPHEDTEEKTYVAFGWLTCLLIEQDICLALGILEIILMDTDASLLKKKLMQSGLCKQAHSSTDNEISEVPFSIILRGCKAEDADQIEQLIFDSLNEIVETGIPLDLIENAIHQVEFYRSEITGDHSPFGLSLFFRSALFKQHGGKPEYGLMIHSLFEELRNRVNCDPQFFVKLIQKYFLNNPHFVRIVFNPDKHLEEEEVKEEKQILQEMCQRFTKEEKERLVNEAKRLKIFQKEQEEEELDVLPKIDIEDIPRKARGFQLDHQVIDQLNIYHHNCFTNEIVYADMTFVLPALQEEELFYIRLLSVLLPQIGVGERDFEENLNYIQAHTGGVSTYLSLNLQAEDHTKFFPSFHIRGKALHRKVENLFLLIKDMAEKANFNDLERIKTILVKQMSALESSINSQALKYAINLSSSGLNLASKIADEWYGLPYYWKLKELVDHFDQKKELLLEKLLYLKDLLLCGGKHDLIISSDDKIFSSLFSRNFYGLANLKTISCCPWKCDYPLQKVSSQGRVIASQVAFTGKVFPTVSYVHPDSPALNIASYLFDNLVLHRRIREEGGAYGGGSVCNSLSGNFYFYSYRDPNISKTLEAFEVAVNTILQGEFDEEDLEEAKFEMIQSLDSPIAPGSRAIVAYSWLQEGKTQQIRQNFRDAILAMTKEKVIDAVKRQIVPHMNQSTDVVFAGKDLLEKENQALATMGKIPLEILSLDAPI, translated from the coding sequence ATGAATCCCTCCCCTTTTAACCAAATTGGATACGATTATCAAGGATTTAAGATTGTCAAGGTTCTTCCTATTCCAGAATTGCAATGCGTTTTGCGTGAGATTATCCACGAAAAGAGTGGAGCCTCAGTCATGCACATTGAAACTGACGATACGGAAAATCTTTTTTGCCTCTCTTTTCAGACCCTCCCAGATAGCTCAAACGGTGTAGCACACATTTTAGAACATACCGTCTTATGCGGATCACAAAAGTTTCCTGTAAAAGATCCGTTTTTTGCTATGAGCCGAAGAAGCTTAAACACATTCATGAATGCTCTAACAGGGTCAGATTTTACTTGCTATCCAGCCGCCTCACAAATCGAAAAGGATTTTTATAATTTGCTAGACGTTTATTTAGATGCTGTTTTTCACCCAAAGCTGCATGAATTGAGTTTCCGTCAAGAGGGACATCGTCTTGAGTTTGAAGTATTTGATGATCCAACAACACCTTTGGTCCATCGAGGCATCGTTTTTAACGAAATGAAAGGAGTCATGAACTCTGCAACATCTAGGTTGCAGGAGCTTCTTTCCGAAAAATTATTCCCCCATTTAACTTATGGATGTAATTCAGGGGGAGATCCGAAGATAATCCCTTATTTGAGTTACGAAGAACTCATTGCCTTTCACAAAAAATTTTACAATCCAAGCCGCTGTCTGTTCTTCTTTTATGGCAATTTACCCACACAAAAGCATTTGGATTTTATTCTAGAAAAGGCTTTAAAGGCTGTCGAAAAGGCACCCCCACTACCTATTCTTCCCTTACAACCACGCTATAAAGAACCGGTGAAAATTACAAGCTCCTACCCCCTCGCTCCACATGAAGACACAGAAGAAAAGACCTATGTCGCCTTTGGCTGGTTGACCTGCCTTTTAATTGAACAGGACATTTGCCTAGCATTGGGAATTTTAGAAATCATTTTGATGGACACGGACGCCTCTTTATTGAAAAAAAAGCTGATGCAATCGGGCTTATGTAAACAAGCGCATTCATCCACCGACAATGAAATTAGCGAAGTCCCTTTTAGCATTATTTTAAGAGGCTGTAAAGCTGAGGATGCTGATCAAATTGAGCAATTAATTTTCGATTCTCTTAATGAAATTGTTGAAACTGGCATCCCTCTTGACCTAATTGAAAATGCCATCCATCAGGTAGAGTTTTATAGAAGTGAAATTACAGGTGATCACTCTCCGTTTGGACTTTCGCTTTTCTTTCGTTCGGCTCTTTTTAAACAGCATGGGGGTAAGCCAGAATATGGCCTGATGATCCATTCTCTTTTTGAAGAACTTAGAAATCGAGTGAATTGCGACCCCCAATTTTTTGTTAAGCTGATCCAAAAATATTTTTTAAACAATCCTCATTTTGTACGCATTGTCTTTAACCCCGATAAACATCTTGAAGAAGAAGAGGTCAAAGAGGAAAAGCAAATTTTGCAAGAAATGTGCCAAAGGTTTACTAAAGAGGAAAAAGAACGCTTAGTTAACGAAGCTAAGCGGCTAAAAATCTTCCAAAAAGAGCAAGAAGAGGAAGAGCTTGACGTCCTTCCAAAAATTGATATTGAGGATATCCCTAGAAAAGCGCGCGGATTTCAACTTGACCATCAAGTCATCGATCAACTTAATATCTACCATCACAATTGCTTTACCAACGAGATTGTCTATGCTGACATGACCTTTGTTTTACCTGCCCTCCAGGAAGAAGAGCTCTTTTACATTCGCTTGCTTTCCGTCCTGTTACCACAAATCGGTGTTGGCGAGCGCGATTTTGAAGAGAATTTAAATTATATTCAGGCTCATACTGGTGGGGTTTCTACTTATCTCTCTTTAAATCTGCAGGCAGAAGATCATACGAAGTTTTTCCCCTCTTTTCATATTAGAGGCAAAGCCCTCCATCGCAAGGTAGAAAATCTGTTTTTACTAATTAAAGACATGGCTGAGAAAGCAAACTTCAACGACCTCGAGAGAATCAAAACGATTCTTGTGAAACAAATGAGCGCACTGGAGAGCAGCATCAATTCTCAAGCATTAAAATATGCCATCAACCTTTCCTCATCGGGGTTAAATCTAGCTTCTAAAATTGCCGATGAGTGGTATGGATTACCCTACTATTGGAAACTCAAAGAGCTTGTCGATCATTTCGATCAAAAAAAAGAGCTGCTTCTAGAAAAATTGCTTTACCTGAAAGATCTATTGCTCTGCGGTGGTAAACATGACTTAATTATAAGCTCTGATGACAAAATTTTTAGCTCTCTTTTTAGCCGTAACTTTTATGGGTTAGCTAATTTAAAAACCATTTCGTGTTGCCCATGGAAATGTGACTATCCACTACAGAAAGTAAGCTCTCAAGGCAGGGTAATAGCTTCCCAGGTCGCTTTTACAGGCAAAGTTTTTCCAACTGTTTCCTACGTTCATCCAGATTCGCCAGCTTTGAATATCGCGTCTTACTTATTTGACAACTTAGTTCTTCATAGGAGAATTCGCGAAGAAGGAGGAGCTTATGGAGGAGGGTCTGTTTGTAATTCTCTATCAGGGAACTTCTATTTCTATTCTTACCGCGACCCCAACATTTCCAAAACTTTAGAAGCATTTGAGGTTGCGGTAAACACGATCCTGCAAGGAGAGTTTGATGAGGAAGATCTAGAAGAAGCCAAATTTGAAATGATCCAAAGCCTAGATTCTCCCATTGCTCCAGGAAGCCGAGCAATCGTCGCTTATAGCTGGCTGCAGGAAGGTAAGACTCAGCAAATCAGGCAAAACTTTAGAGATGCTATTTTGGCCATGACGAAAGAAAAAGTCATCGACGCAGTTAAAAGACAAATTGTTCCCCATATGAATCAAAGTACTGATGTGGTTTTCGCAGGGAAAGATCTCCTCGAAAAAGAAAACCAAGCCCTTGCTACTATGGGGAAAATACCTCTAGAGATCCTTAGCTTAGATGCCCCGATTTAA